In the Lactobacillus paragasseri genome, AAATCCTAAATTTAAAAACATTATTATATAAATAATGAATTCATATAGTGTTATATATTTAATTTTCATATTTTTTCCTACTTTATTGCTGTATTTAGAAACAATTTTTCTACTCTTTCTGCTTCTAAATCAATGTCATAGTTAGACTTTCGAAAGTTTGTAACAATTGTTTCTTTATTTTTTATTCTAGTATTATTATCTAAATTCTTTTTTATTTTGTCTGCCCAATATTTTGCAGATTTTGACAGACTTATAAACTCTAGATTTTCATTAACCTTTACATCAGCAGGTATCGCGTCTTTAGTTGCCAATACTGGAACTCCGTTAGCCTGAGCTTCCAATAAGACTAAACCCAGCCCCTCAAAATGTGAAGGAAATACAAACATATCAAAAACACTATACCATGGTATTACATTTTCTTTCATTCCTAGAAAAATCACATTAGACGCTATATTCAATTTTTTTGCTTTGTCTTTAAGAGCTTTTTCCTCTTCACCTTTACCTATTAGGAGTAATTTTGCACTTTTATCTAACACAAGATACTGCGCAAAAATATCCAATAAAAATGATTGATTTTTTTGATAGTTTAATCTTCCTATATTTCCTATAACGGTTTTATTTCCTAGGCTATACTTCTTTCTTAATTTTGCCCGATTTGACTCTTTATACGAAAACTTATCTTCTCTTAAAGCATTCCTAATGATACATACTTTCGATAAAACTTTTTTATCATAAAACCAATTGGCAGCATCTTGTGAACATGCCCAAAAATCAGTAGCATATCGAAAAAGTTGTTTTTTATTATATTTATGAATACCTTCTCTAATTTTTCCTTTGATTCCTGTTTCCATCAATTGCGTATTATGAGCATGTATAATAATTCTTTTTATCCCATATTTTTTTGCTAATTTTAAATAATCTATATTTACTAGATTATTCATGTTAACCCAAAAACAATCATATTCTCTAGCATGAGTTTTAAAAAATTCTTTTACATTCTTATAATAAGTAATGGGATTACTATGACGAGAAGGAATAGTAAAAATTTTTCCGTTATATTTTTTTATTTCTGAAGAGTATGCAATTTCAGATGAAGATGTAACTAAAAAGTCCATCTTTATTTTTTTATGATCAAATTTTCTATAATAATTCATAATTACAGATTCAACACCACCGTAATTATCCGTCATTCCAAATGTTAAGACTTTATACATCTTTATCCTTTCATTGCTATTATAGCTTTTTCTTCAATTTCGCTGGTAGTCCTACACATACACCTGAAACTGTATTAGATCCACTAATAACTGCATTTGCACCAACTATGCTATTTTTAGGTATTGTCGTATTTCTTAGCACTACTACATTAGTCCCTAACCAACAATTATCTCCTATTTTTATATCTCCACTAATAAAACCTTGATCAGCAATTGATTTACGCAAATCACCAAAACAATGGTCATGATCATAAACAGAAACATTATTAGCTAGCAAAGTATTTGCGCCAAAAATTATCTTATTCCTACATACGACTCTACTAAATTCACCAATATATACATTATTATTAATTTGAATATTTGCATCTTTTGACAAGAGTATTTGACAGTACGAACTTATATAGACACCATTTTTTAAAACAAGCTGTGCACTTTTATCAATATTAATTTTTGCCTTCCAAGCAATGTATGGCGGATGAGATGATCCGTTAATATCAAATTTTACTCTTTTTCCATACTCCAGTTTAAGAAGTAAGAGCCTTACATAATTAAAAGACCATTTAAATATTTTTTTGATTTTTTGCATTATATTCCTTTACATATAATTCCATTAAATTCTTAGCGCAACTTTTTATATCATATTCAGAAGATATAAAATTATTTTCTCTACTATTTAACAAATTCTCTTTTGAATATTTTTCTATTTCTTTTACCCATTCATCTACTTTCAATGGTAAAAACTTAATATTATCTGAAATCTTTACAGTCCTTGGAATTCTATCAGACACTATCGTTTGTAGTGTCGCATATTGGGCTTCTACAGCAGCCATTCCTAATCCTTCCCAATTTGAAGGAAATAAAAACATATCAAAAGCAGAATAAAATTTTCCAATTTCATCAGTAGTTTTTAACACAGTAAACATTTCTTTATTTACAATCTTAGATATGAATTCTTCTCTTTCGCCATCACCAATTAAAACAAAATGATATTTTTTAGGATTTAATCTCTTTGAAAGTTTCAACAAAAAGTCCTGATTTTTTTGTTCATTAAAGGTCCCAACATGTCCTAAAATTATCTTATCATCAGTAATATTAAGATTCTTTCTTACAGATAGTCGGTCGTCTAAATTAAATTCAAAATTTGAAACATCTATACCATTTTTTATTACAACAAACTTTTTTCTATTATCATATAATTTTTCTCCCGCTTCAGTACTAGCAGCAAAATATAAATCCGCATGTCGTATTAGATATGGTTTTAATAAGACGTTAAGAATTTTAGCTTTATATTCCGTATTATGTGTATGAACTATTGTTAATGCAGAACTATTCCTACAGGCCAGCAACTCCAAAGCCATAGTTGAACTATTGCCATGAATATGTACAACATCATAGTTATTTTTTGCTACTATTTTTCTTAATTTAGAAATATATGAAATTGGATTTTTAGTTCGCGGAAGTTCGTAGAGAACCGTTTCATTTTCCAGAGGCATTGTCTTCAGTATTTTATTATCGAAACTTTTTGCCACTATATCAATTTTATTATTCTTCTTTAATTCATTATAGTAGTTTCTTATATGAACGGGAATTCCGGTTAACGAAAAATCTACGGTACATATTTCTAATATTTTCATACTAAACCAACTCTTCTACAATCCGCTCTAACTGCTCATTAAATTTGCTATTATTACTACTTTCGCCAGCATTTTTAGTTTTCACAACTTTATCGTAGTTTTCAATTGTATTAGCAAGCTGGTCTATATCATAAACAGGAATTATATTATTCATTCTTTTTTCAATTAATTCAGTAAAGTCAACTTGGTGATTGTTAACGTGCTCATGATATTTTTCTTGTCTAGGAACCACAATTGGAACTTTTCCAAATTGTAATGCTTCAATAAAGCTTGAAGGTCCTCCATGTGTAATAACAATACGAGCATCTTTCAAAGTCTTTTGCATCTCTTCAAAAGACATCATTTTGTGACCTTCGCAATGTACTGGTTTATATGTACTAAAACCAGTTTGAATAACCACTTTTTCCTTAATTGTACCTTCAGCAACTAAATTATCTATTTTTTTAACCAAACGATTAAAGGGTTGCTCATGAGTACCTACAGTAACAAAAATCATTCTATCACCTTTAAAAAATACTTCCTAAATTAATTGCTTTAGGATAAACTTTCTTCATTTCTTCCCATTCAACAATAAATTTATCTGTTATAGGATACACAAGTTTTCCTGTAATTGTTGGTTTATCATATCTATCAAAAACTTCAATGTAAACAGTTTTTGCACCCATTAATTTTCCGATATAAAAAAATGAAACTGCTACTGCAGCCCCACTAGAAATAATTACATCAGGACGTTCTTTACGGAGCACTTTAATTGCTAAAAAAGTATTACGAATCAAGTTTTTCAAATTACGGTTGGTTGGATAGTGACACCCATACATCTTCTCTCCTTTGAGTTTACTTCTTGCATCTTCTTTATCAAAAGTAACCCAAAATCTATCTTTATTCTGCCAAAAAGGTTTTAACATATAAAGATGCGTTAAATGTCCACCACTTGAGCCAACTAAACAAACTTTCATACTTTTAACTTTTCTCCTTAATACGCACTATTCGGATGAATAACAACACCTACAGTCTTCAATAAAATCTTAAAGTCAAACCACAAACTACTATTATTAATATACTCAAGGTCTAATTCTACCATTTCATCAAAGTCTGCATCATTACGTTTGGTTACTTGCCACAAGCCAGTACAACCTGGTATAACAGTCAAACGTAATTTATCATAATCAGTATAATCCTCTACTTCCATCGGTAGAGGTGGACGAGGACCAACCAAAGACATATCGCCTTTCAAGACGTTCCAAAGCTGAGGTAATTCATCTAAGCTATATTTTCTTATCACATGACCAATTTTTGTTACACGAGGGTCATCTTTAATTTTGAACATAGCCCCATCAATTTCATTTTGCTCTTCTAATTGTTCTACCATTTTATCGGCATTGACAATCATGGAACGAAACTTCCACATTTTGAAAGGCTTCTCATCTTTTCCAATTCGTTCTTGTGAATAAAAGGCTGGACCACCATCTTCTTTTTTAATTAAGATAATTAACACTAAAAAAAGTGGCGATAATAATATTAGAGCTATTCCGCTAGCTAAAATATCAAACCCTCGTTTTACAATACGATAGCCCCAACGTCCCTTGACTTTTGACGGATCTAGTTTTATTTTCTTAACCTCTTGTGCCATCATTTAAAACTCTATCCCTCAATAAATTTAAAATAACCAAAATCTTTTCTTTTTCTTTAATGGTCTCCAATTTAAGTTAACATTATCAGAGTTAATAATGTTTCGCGCATTTTGCTTAAAGCTATTAGCAACATCCAATCCTTGCGTCTTTTCTAACTTCTCATAAGCGTCACGCATTCGACTTTCACGTTTTGGCAATGTATGTGCATCGGAAGCAAAAGTTGCTACTTGTCCTGCTTCTACAAATCTATCAGCTAATTTTTCAATTTCTTTACCGAATACTCCCACATACGAGCTAGCTGTAATTTGCGTTAAACACCCTTGTTCGATAAATTCTTGTAATTTTTCAGGATGGGCTAAGATCCCAGAATTTCTTTCAGGATGAACAATGATTGGCGTAATACCACGACCGAGCAACTTAAAAGTTATATCTTTGGCATAAGTTGGTACATCTTCACTTGGAAATTCCAATAACATATATCTGCCATCTTCATCACAAAAAAGAATATCATCATCGTCCAAGGCTTGAGGTAAATTACCATTTAAACGAACTTCTTGACTGGGAAATACCGTTAAAGGAATGTTATTTTCTTCTAACGCTTTCTGAAAATCAGCAGTTTCTTTGATGATATCTTTTTTATGATTTAGGTATTTTCCATTTAAAGTATGAGGTGTCATTAATGCATGAGTAATTCCATCCGCTACCGCAGCCTCAGCTAACCCTAGTGATGAATCCAAATCCGGTGATCCATCATCAATACCTGGCAATATATGTGAGTGAATATCAACTAATACCATTTTCCTTACTTCGATTCTCCATCTTTTTGTTGACTATAACCGTAGCCATACCCGTAACCGTAGCCATAGCCATAACCATCTGGGCCAGTTCTTACATCATTCATTACATACCCTAAAACATGTGTTTTAGTTAACTTAAGCATTTCTAAGGCACGTTCAATACCCGCCTTTTGGGTAACACCTTGGCGAACAACAAGCACTACCCCATCCATTTCACCAGCTAGGATTTGAGTATCAGAAACTTCAAGAACAGGAGCAAGGTCTAAAACAACTAAATCATAATGTTCTTTGACCATGTTTAAAAATGCTCTCATTCTGTTAGAACCCAATAATTGTGCTGGATTAGGCGGAATTGGACCAGATGGCATAACTGAAAGATTAGGGATAATATCCTCTTTTACAATATCAGCCATATCAACTTCATTAGAATGTGAAGTCAAAATTGTTGTTAACCCTACTCGGTTAGGAATATCAAAAGTTTGATGCAGTGTAGGTCTATGAAGATCGGCATCAATTAGTAATACCTTCTTACCTGCTTGAGCCATAGTTACGGCTGTATTAACTGTAACAGTTGATTTACCTTCACTAATATTAGCAGAAGTAAAGGCCAAGGCCTTAATTTGATGATCGACACTTGTAAAGTCAATATTTGTTTTTACAGTTCTAAACTGTTCACTAACTGGGTTTTGCGGTTTTGCTACAGTGATTAACTTAGCACCATACTGCATAGTTTCATCAGTACCACGTTTTTTACGTCTATTAAATAATCCCATTTATTACGCTCCTATACTCGTTTCTTCTTACCAGAATTATTATCATTGTTAATACTAAACTTATTAGATAAGTGGAAGTGAGACACATGACCCAAATTAGTTAAGCCCAATTCCTTAGTCAAGTAATCATCATCTCTTACTGTAGTATTAAATGAATCACGTAAAATGATCAAAGCAATACTGATAACTAATCCAAGTACAATTCCTGCTAAAGTAAATAAACTAGTTTTAGGGAATGTTTTTGCACCAATTGCAGCGGGGGAAACAATAGTAACATTGTTAACGTTCATGATTGTTTTAATCTTACCTTTAAAAGTTTGAGCCACAGCATTAGCAATAGCTTGAGCTTTTTCAGGATCGTTACTTTTGGCACTAATAGTGAATACTTGTGAATTTTGTTGCGTAGAAACAGAAACAGCTTTTTGCATTTCATTTGCACTGACATTATATCCACGTCCAGCTCGTCTTATTACTGCTGGTTCTGCTGGACTAACTAACTTCTTAGTACCATCAGCTAATGTACGATATTTAGCTTTTTTAGCAGGCTTTACTACTTCAGTAGGATTCTTGATCCATTTAGAAGCATCTTTCAAAATAACAGGACTAGTAACAATATCTTTATAAGTATTAATTACTTGTACATCAGCCTGTTGCGCAGTCAATGCTTGACCAGCATCAACTGGATTACGTTTCTGATTAACTAAGATTTGAGTAGTTGAAGTATATTTGGGTTCAATCACAAAAGCAGCTAAAATAAACCCTACTGCTCCTAAACCAATTGCCCATAAAATAATTGACCAAATATGTGCTCGAAGGAGCATCCATAATCTACGTAAATCGATTGTATTTTCAGTATTTGTACTGTTTTCCACTTTTTCCTATTCTCCTGTCTTCAAGGTTTCCGGCTTAAGCCTTAAGGCAGCACGTAACTTATTACTAATTCTTTGACACTCTGAATGACTGACTGATTCATAGGCAACGCCATTCTCCCAGTCGCCTTGTCCATGAGCATAATCAGTAGTTACATTATCAGTTGCATGACGATAATTCTGAGCTAAAGCAACCATATTGTCAAAAGTTAAATTCGTCATGGTTTGCTTAGAGATTGAGTTCAAGAAAGGTTGGTTTACGACTGTCTTGTAAGAAATGGAACTCTTTAATAATGCCATAATTACGAGTCTTTGTCTCTCTTGACGCCCATAATCTCCTCGAGGATCATCATAACGCATTCTACTAAATGCCAAAGCTTTCTTCCCATTCATGTGATAAGTTGCGCCCTTAGTAAAATGATAGCCTTCATAATCAAATGTTAATGGCGACTTAACTGTCACTCCTCCAACTTGATCAATGGCCTTCTCTAATCCGCCCATGTTTACCATTACGTAAGCATCAGTTGGAATATTAAAGTACTTCTTGATCGTCTTAGCAGTCTCATCTACACCACCATAAGTATAAGCTGAATTAATCTTGGCTGGTGAATAGTCTGGATAATCCGGTAAGTTAACCTTCATGTCTCGAGGTAAGCTAACAACTGTAGTCTTATTAGTCTTAGGGTTAATAACCATCATCATAATGGTATCAGTTCTACCCTTGTAAGAACGACCAAATTCACCTGTATCTGTTCCCAACAAAAGCAAGCTCATTGGCTTTTTGTCCTTAAGAGTGTCGCTAACCTTCCGATCACTAATCTCGTTACTCATCGGATTATACATATTGTTAGTGGCAACATGGATATTGTGCCAAGCGATAATAACCGCAATGATATCTACCACAAGGAAGACACCTAATACAATCCAAAAGATACGCCAAAACTTTTTACGTCGATGATGACGGTGATGATGTGAGCGATGCTTTATTTGATTATCACTATTATTATGATCCATTTTATTCCTCTTTTATTTTTTGCTTTTTTAGTAATACTAAAAATCATTATACAAAAAATATTTGAAAATTCATAGAAAATTCACAATTAGCATAAAAAAACACTTTTATTAAATCAAAAGTATGCTCCAAATAGCTATCTAACCATCTTCACGCCTATAAGTATACTTGCACCCCCCCCATAAAATCAATATGAATTCGTTTAAAAACTCATTATGTTATTTATTAAAGAGAGGATCTTACTTATTTTTACAGTGATTTTCGTAATTTTAAAAGCAGATCTTTTTTCACTCTCTGCAAGGTTCTTCTGGAGCATCCCGCCCGCTCAACCAATCCAGAAATCTCTCTTTGCGCCAGCAAATGTTCAAAGAACAAAAGTCGCTCAATCTTGTTTAACTTCTTAACTTCATCCTTCAAAACAACTAAGCTATCCCAGTCAACTTCAAGCCTTGAAAAATCTTTTGCGTTATCTATTTCTTGATTTTTCTCTTCTCGGCGCTGAATCTTTCTTAATTCATCTAGCGTATGCCAAAGAATCTTTTTAAAAGCCAGCTTATCAATATTTTGACCTGGACTTTCTTCAATCATCCCTGCATAAATCAAAACACCATCTTGAAACAAATCAGCATAGTCTTGATAATCTCGCCTTACGCCGGCTGCCTTAATTGCTCCACCAACTAAACGACGATTTTCCCATGCTTTAATAAAACTTTCTTCTCTAATCATGTGACCATTCCTTTAAGTAATGTCACAAGCGCTTGTGCATTGAGCATCATATCAAGAACAAAGTCGTATCAAAATCCAAGAGCTAATAAGTGCAAAGCCTAGCCATCTCTAACTTTCTATCTTTTCTTCACTAACTCCTTTCCCTCAAATTCGCTCTTTATCCTGTCAATCTTTGGTAAAGAAAAAACACGCTCAAAAAAGCGTGTTACAAAATTGATTTAATTCTTCTAGACAATCGGTAAATCAGATTATGGTCCTGCACTTGCCAATCCTTGATATCAAAAAAGTCAGCACAATGGCGACCATAATTTTTGTGAAATTCTTCAATTGTTTCTTCAGCAAGCTCAGTTAAGTTCATGGCATTCTGAATTTTAGTTAAGTAAAAGTATTCTTGATTAGCAACCAAGTTATTCTTTCTACACTTGCAGAGATTCAAATGAAAGCCATGCGAATTAGCATATTTTACTAGCATCTGTCCTAAAACATGATTATGAGTAATCCCCTCAGCTAACCGCTTGTATAAGTGCGGCGCACAATCTTCAAATTCAAAGTTATAACTATGGCCATTCTCTTGATAAGAAAAAGTTACTTTTCCATCTTCTTGTTGTACTGTCTGCATATGATGCAAACCAATCCAGGAAGTATGCTTTTCAGAATGAGCTCTCATTGAAAAATAAGCGATCTCTCCTAAAGAAATTGTATGTCGATAGTAAAAGCCAAGTTCTTTTTGCAGCTTCTTTTGTAAAACCGCTCCTAAAATCATTTGGTCTTTTAACAAATGATTAATCAACTGGCGACTGTTTTTCTGGCATAAAATAATACCATCTTTTTTATCAAAAATTACTGTCTGATATTTTCCTCTAATTGGCCTTTGATGGAAATCATATAGAGCTACCATATTCTCATTTAATTCATAATTTGAATTTTCAGATACAAATGGTATAAGGTACGACGTTATTGCCGTGGTTTCTAATCTCTGCCTAATTAGATCTTTGGACCAGTTATTTAAGTCTTCATTACTTGGTAGTCCAACGCTAAAAAGATTTAGTTTGTTTTTCATTTTCATCTCCTTTTCAAAATTATATAACAGATATTATTCAGAACTATAATAATACCAGAAAATCACCATATAAAAAAGATCCTACGCCTATAAAAACGTAGGATCTTAAAATAACTTCTAAAAGTTCAAAAACTCTGCTGGCTTCATCCCTAAAGCTGCTCCAATTGCTGTCTTAAAGGTTGAAACATCTTGAACACCATCAAATTGTTGACCAGCAATTATAAAGTAAGGAACTGACCGAATACCGCGGCTTTGCATGTCAGCCTCTTCTTGCATGACTACATCTTGGTAATCATTTGATTCTAATAACTTCTTTACTTCATTTATATCTAAATTGTTCTTTTTTGCAATTTCAAGCAGCACTTTATGATCGGCTAATTCCTTATTTTCAGTAAAGTATGCATAGAACAAATCATCAGCTAAATTTGCAGTTAATTTAGAATCATGGTAAGTGTCCTTAGCCCATTGAACCATTCGGTGAGCATCCATCGTGTTAGTGTTATAAGCAGTTGCTTCATTAATTGTTAGACCTGCTGCTTTGCCTAATGTTTTAACGTGATCATAAGCTGCGTTTGCTTTACTTAACGGCATTGCCTTTTCATAGGCTAAAAGAGCAGCATTCGTATTCTTAGTTGATTTTGGTGCATCTAAGTCGATCTGGAAAGCATTAAGGTCATACTCAATCTTGTCTTCAACACCTAATTCCTTAATTGCTCTTTGTAAGTAAGTTTCACCAATGTAGCAGTATGGACATGCGTAATCGCCCCAAATGGAAATTCTCATTTTCAACTCTTCTTTCTCTTAATTACACTCTCACTTCTACAATAGAAACTTTGAGCAAAGAAAGCAACTATTTCCGCTTGCGTTTTAATTCTTCTTTAGTCGCAACCAAGTCAATAATCTTCTTTGATGCTAGATTTGGGTACATATGAGTCAAATATGCTAATAATTCAACGAAGTTCAATAAGTAACTAGTTAAATTGTTCTCTTTCATCATCCCGCCAGTGAAATTATTTTCTTTAACATTTGCAAATAAATAAAAATCATGGACAGTGCCTAGCTTTTGATAAGTCAACAAATCACTAAAAACATCATTAATTTGCTTACGAATTTCTTGACCATCATTTATTTCACGTTTTACCGGCAAATCAATGGCATATGCGACATCCCCGCCGTGGACTAAGCCTAAGTAGGACTTCTCTTCAAGCATCATGTCGCTGATCTCTTTAAATTTTTCATCAGTAAAATCCATGTTAACTTCTAGCGTAGTCAAATATCCTGCTAAAGCCTCTACCAAGTCATCCTCAGTCTTAAAAGCCGGCGTGACTAGATAAACATAGCGGTCAGTTCTAACAAATAAGAGGAAATAAGTTAAATCTAAACGCTGCAAATTCTTACTATACTTAATTAACTCTTTTTCAAAGCGCAGACCTTCTGGAATTTCTAAGTCAAACTGACCGCCCTGATAAGGAACACGGTAAATTTGCCAAAAATCTTCTATCTTAAAGCCATTAATTTCTCGATCTTCAAAAGCAGACTTATTAAGTAATTTAGCTGGAGCTGGGCGCTTTTTCTCTAAGTCTTTTATGACCGCAACTGGATTAAGAAGCTGGCGGTTGGCATATTCCATTAACATGACTTGAATATCATGATAAGTCGACATATTTTGATCGCTAGTATCATGGAAAAAAACATCCCCCAGCTGGTCAGTATAGTTAACTACTAATACGTAATCGCCAATTGCTCCTTCACTGACTAATTCTTCTGCAAAATCAACTACATCTTCAACGCGCTTTTCTGCTTTCTTAAATTTATCCTCAGAAAGCTTCTGACTAGGACGTTTTAACTTTCTCATAGCGTCTACGTTAAAGAGGTCATCTTCTAAGTCGCCCTTTAAGACATCAATAAATTCATGATAATCTAAGTCAAGTTTTTGGACAAAAGTGCCAATCAACCTAAAAATTAACCCTTCAGCTCTTGCTGGTTGATAAGAACGCCTCAAATTATCGCTAATGAAGGTTTCTTCAAAATTTGGCGTCTGTACAACTATTGCTAGATCAATTGTATTCGGTGTTTCATACACCATATCAAGCAATTCTTTCATTCTCTTACTTAACATTTTTATTCCCTACCTATTCCAATCATCTCACTTGTCATCTATTATACGGATATTTATTTTTAGAAACAAAAAGGTCTGCCAGACGCAGACTTTTCAACTAAATGTTTTCACCAATCATAATATTTGAAAAACTACCATTTAATGACTTATCTTGGCTGACATGTAAGTTAACAACATTGCCTTTACTTGATTCATCTACCAGGACAATCGGCTTTTGCTTGTGCCAGCAGAAAAGAAAAGTCCTATGTTGACCATCTTTAGTTAAGTCATGATTATAAATAGCCATTACATCATAATCATAATGATGCTCGCCTTGAGGACTCCAGCCAATACTAATCTTTTTACCGTTTAGCTTAAAAGTATCTTTTCTAAAAGCATCTGGATAGATACGGCTTGCAGTAGTCAGCTTATTCTTACCATCATATTTAGTGTAAGTTTGCTTCTTGTTCTTACCATATTTATCCATTTCTTTAGCAAGTTTTTGATCCTTCTTTTTGTCCCAGTGCTTCTTTTGGACAGTTTTTGAACTCTTTGTGCTACTATTACTAGTCGAATTTGAATTATTTGAACAAGCACTAGCCCCGATTAAACTGAGGGCTACTGCACTCATTAGTAATATTTTTTTCATAGGCGTTTCTCCTTTTCTTTCATTATTATCCTACCATTTAATTTTGATCTTTGGAGCTTTTTAAGCTTATAGAAAAAGTGTAATTTCACTTTTAAGAAATTACACTTTAAATAGAAGAAACTTAATAATCAGAGACTAGTTAGTCTTCTGATACTGTTAATTGCTGCAATTAAATTTTCTTTTGCAGGCACACCTTTCATGATAACAGTTAAATTTTCATCTATAAGACTATCTTTTACAAATCATGTTGATATTTTTTCAAAAGCACAACCGAAATCCAAATTGAAATAAATGATGGTAAAACAATCACTACTAAAAGATCTGGATTTAAAATACGGACAGTTTTAATCATCTTGGTAATGGTATGAATTTTAGCAATATTATTGAAAATTGATTGATACACCGTAACATAAATCAGCGACCACTGAATGCAATATTCAATTAACGTTAATGTGATCTCTGAAATCTGATGAAACTTATTGAATTTTTTCAATCCTTCATAGAGAAAAAGACCTGAAAGAATGACC is a window encoding:
- a CDS encoding LCP family protein — its product is MDHNNSDNQIKHRSHHHRHHRRKKFWRIFWIVLGVFLVVDIIAVIIAWHNIHVATNNMYNPMSNEISDRKVSDTLKDKKPMSLLLLGTDTGEFGRSYKGRTDTIMMMVINPKTNKTTVVSLPRDMKVNLPDYPDYSPAKINSAYTYGGVDETAKTIKKYFNIPTDAYVMVNMGGLEKAIDQVGGVTVKSPLTFDYEGYHFTKGATYHMNGKKALAFSRMRYDDPRGDYGRQERQRLVIMALLKSSISYKTVVNQPFLNSISKQTMTNLTFDNMVALAQNYRHATDNVTTDYAHGQGDWENGVAYESVSHSECQRISNKLRAALRLKPETLKTGE
- a CDS encoding sigma-70 family RNA polymerase sigma factor, with product MIREESFIKAWENRRLVGGAIKAAGVRRDYQDYADLFQDGVLIYAGMIEESPGQNIDKLAFKKILWHTLDELRKIQRREEKNQEIDNAKDFSRLEVDWDSLVVLKDEVKKLNKIERLLFFEHLLAQREISGLVERAGCSRRTLQRVKKDLLLKLRKSL
- a CDS encoding DsbA family oxidoreductase codes for the protein MRISIWGDYACPYCYIGETYLQRAIKELGVEDKIEYDLNAFQIDLDAPKSTKNTNAALLAYEKAMPLSKANAAYDHVKTLGKAAGLTINEATAYNTNTMDAHRMVQWAKDTYHDSKLTANLADDLFYAYFTENKELADHKVLLEIAKKNNLDINEVKKLLESNDYQDVVMQEEADMQSRGIRSVPYFIIAGQQFDGVQDVSTFKTAIGAALGMKPAEFLNF
- a CDS encoding DUF4767 domain-containing protein, whose amino-acid sequence is MKKILLMSAVALSLIGASACSNNSNSTSNSSTKSSKTVQKKHWDKKKDQKLAKEMDKYGKNKKQTYTKYDGKNKLTTASRIYPDAFRKDTFKLNGKKISIGWSPQGEHHYDYDVMAIYNHDLTKDGQHRTFLFCWHKQKPIVLVDESSKGNVVNLHVSQDKSLNGSFSNIMIGENI
- a CDS encoding SA1002 family membrane protein; the encoded protein is MQVLPIFLIILAVVIMGYIFTSKNRFYFLKAIILFLVLLIFSTINFLIFFGIAALFINRIHDMKLGNLFLLLGALVILSGLFLYEGLKKFNKFHQISEITLTLIEYCIQWSLIYVTVYQSIFNNIAKIHTITKMIKTVRILNPDLLVVIVLPSFISIWISVVLLKKYQHDL